One Sander vitreus isolate 19-12246 chromosome 23, sanVit1, whole genome shotgun sequence DNA window includes the following coding sequences:
- the adm2a gene encoding protein ADM2a, producing MQSFLPLAVYCISLVSLQQLEAMPAERPDSNRLALIDRLMDQREDEASATGSQTHIAAPSSALSPSPKWLPGFLRHQPASGVSTASPSLAWARPNRASPIQRRALRTRRYTHSRGGHHHQHAQLMRVGCVLGTCQVQNLSHRLYQLIGQSGRQDSSPINPSSPHSYG from the exons ATGCAGTCCTTTCTCCCGCTTGCTGTGTATTGCATCAGCCTGGTTTCCCTCCAGCAGCTGGAGGCAATGCCGGCTGAGCGTCCCGACAGCAACAG GTTGGCCCTCATCGACAGGCTCATGGACCAGAGAGAGGATGAAGCCTCAGCGACAGGAAGCCAGACTCACATCGCCGCCCCCTCTTCAGCCTTGAGCCCATCCCCAAAATGGCTGCCCGGTTTCCTGAGACACCAACCGGCTTCGGGAGTGAGCACTGCCTCGCCAAGCCTGGCGTGGGCACGACCAAATAGGGCTTCACCCATCCAGCGGAGGGCGCTGAGAACTCGTCGCTACACCCACTCGCGAGGTGGTCACCACCACCAACATGCCCAGCTGATGAGAGTGGGTTGCGTCCTGGGAACCTGCCAAGTGCAGAACCTCAGCCACCGGCTCTATCAGCTCATTGGTCAGAGCGGCAGACAGGACTCATCCCCCATCAACCCCAGTAGCCCCCATAGTTATGGATGA